The Mycolicibacterium mageritense genome contains a region encoding:
- a CDS encoding 13E12 repeat family protein, whose product MFELAELAQVNPDADEAQLHRRMEELELAKSAAAAGQARCAVLMDEKRRAREAAAGVPRAKQGRGVASEIALARHDSPTCGSRHLGFAKALVHEMPHTLRALESGVLSEWRATLIVRESACLTVEDRRALDAEMCADIAKLVGKGNNAIEAEAKKIAYRLDAQAIVDRAAKAAEDRTVTIRPAPDCMARVTVLLPVQQGVGMYAALKRKADTTFDGRTRGQVMADTAVERVTGRPADAPEPIAVNMTISDQTLFGDDDRPAVVEGYGPVPASVARKLVGDAVVDKRSRATLRRLYLHPGSGALVAMESRSRLFPKGLAQFIRLRDQVCRTPYCGAPIRHLDHAQPHAGGGPTSALNGLGECEHCNYVKESPGWSVTTRDENGLHTAEFVTPTGACYRSTAPPPPGRVEVYESATELRIAIEVVRCANAA is encoded by the coding sequence ATGTTCGAACTAGCGGAGTTGGCCCAGGTCAACCCGGACGCTGATGAGGCGCAGCTCCATCGGCGCATGGAGGAACTCGAGCTGGCGAAGTCGGCCGCGGCGGCTGGGCAGGCCCGGTGCGCGGTGTTGATGGACGAGAAGAGGCGGGCGCGCGAGGCCGCCGCGGGCGTGCCTCGCGCGAAGCAGGGTCGTGGCGTGGCCAGCGAGATCGCGCTGGCCCGCCATGATTCGCCGACATGTGGCAGTCGGCATCTGGGGTTCGCCAAGGCGCTGGTCCATGAGATGCCGCATACCCTGCGCGCGCTGGAGTCCGGTGTGCTGTCGGAGTGGCGGGCCACGTTGATCGTGCGGGAATCGGCGTGCCTGACCGTCGAGGATCGGCGGGCGTTGGATGCCGAGATGTGCGCCGACATCGCGAAGCTCGTCGGCAAGGGAAACAACGCGATCGAGGCCGAAGCCAAGAAGATCGCGTATCGCCTGGACGCGCAGGCAATCGTCGACCGGGCGGCCAAGGCCGCAGAGGATCGCACGGTGACCATCCGGCCTGCGCCGGACTGCATGGCGCGCGTGACGGTGTTGTTGCCGGTACAGCAGGGCGTCGGAATGTACGCGGCGCTCAAGCGTAAGGCGGATACGACGTTCGACGGCCGCACGCGCGGTCAGGTGATGGCCGACACGGCCGTTGAGCGGGTCACCGGCCGTCCGGCCGACGCACCTGAACCGATTGCGGTCAACATGACGATCTCCGATCAGACGTTGTTCGGCGACGATGACAGGCCGGCGGTGGTCGAGGGCTACGGTCCCGTGCCCGCGTCGGTAGCTCGCAAACTGGTCGGTGATGCGGTCGTCGACAAGCGTTCGCGCGCGACGCTGCGGCGGCTGTATCTGCACCCGGGTTCGGGCGCGCTGGTGGCGATGGAGTCGCGGTCGCGGTTGTTCCCCAAGGGGTTGGCTCAATTCATCCGATTGAGGGACCAGGTCTGCCGGACCCCGTATTGCGGTGCTCCGATTCGCCACCTCGACCACGCGCAGCCCCACGCCGGCGGCGGCCCAACCAGTGCCCTCAACGGTCTCGGTGAATGCGAACACTGCAACTACGTCAAGGAATCACCCGGCTGGAGCGTGACGACCAGGGACGAAAATGGTTTGCACACAGCGGAATTCGTGACTCCCACCGGTGCGTGTTACCGGTCGACTGCGCCGCCGCCACCGGGGCGGGTCGAAGTGTACGAGAGCGCGACCGAACTGCGGATCGCGATCGAGGTCGTGCGCTGCGCGAACGCCGCCTAG
- a CDS encoding bifunctional NAD(P)/FAD-dependent oxidoreductase/class I SAM-dependent methyltransferase: MDNVWDCIVVGGGAAGLSAALVLGRARRRTLLIDAGAQSNSAAHGIGGLLGHDGRPPAELYAAGLAELAAYPSVELRTGEVVTGEPGFVLELADGRRERARTVLLATGMEYRPPKLAGLEELWGNSVFHCPFCHGWEMRDQPLAVIAQGERAVHSALLLRGWTDDLVVLTDGASGLDEAQVKQLDAAGIGVDERTITRLVADGGALTAVEFADGTRLARRGALVASTLHQRSPLAAQLGAVSAPGPVAADALVVDGFARTSVPGLFAAGDLTAQMPQVATAVAAGSQAGAAVVQFLLAEDVGLPVPPWPTRTAVTAQYWERHYGQRGRIWSGRVNPQLERIAAELPAGRALDLGCGEGGDAVWLAERGWQVTAADVSETALQRAAAEAAARGVSDRISFERHDFSESLPGGGFDLVSAQFLQSPIAMDRAGFLRRAADAVTPGGLLVVVDHGAAPPWAPEHVRKFEFPTADEVLAALELPEAHWERVRVGPEQREATGPDGQRGTLIDNVIVLRRVA, translated from the coding sequence ATGGACAACGTATGGGACTGCATCGTGGTCGGCGGTGGGGCCGCCGGGTTGAGTGCCGCTCTGGTGCTCGGCCGGGCCCGCCGGCGCACACTGTTGATCGATGCCGGTGCGCAAAGCAATTCGGCTGCTCACGGCATCGGAGGACTGCTCGGCCATGACGGGCGGCCACCCGCCGAGCTGTATGCCGCGGGCCTTGCCGAACTGGCGGCGTATCCGTCCGTCGAGCTGCGGACCGGTGAAGTCGTCACGGGAGAACCGGGTTTCGTGCTCGAGCTGGCCGACGGCAGGCGGGAACGGGCCAGAACCGTGCTGTTGGCGACCGGCATGGAATACCGGCCGCCGAAGCTCGCCGGGCTCGAAGAACTCTGGGGCAATTCGGTTTTCCACTGCCCCTTCTGCCACGGCTGGGAGATGCGTGACCAACCGCTGGCGGTGATCGCCCAGGGTGAGCGCGCCGTGCATTCGGCCCTGCTGCTCCGAGGCTGGACCGATGATCTCGTGGTGCTCACCGACGGCGCGAGCGGGCTGGACGAGGCTCAGGTCAAGCAGCTCGATGCGGCCGGGATCGGCGTCGACGAGCGCACGATCACCCGACTGGTCGCAGACGGCGGCGCGCTGACGGCCGTGGAGTTCGCCGACGGTACCCGGCTGGCCCGTCGCGGAGCGCTGGTCGCCAGCACATTGCACCAGCGTTCGCCGCTGGCCGCGCAACTCGGCGCGGTTTCGGCCCCGGGGCCGGTGGCCGCCGACGCACTCGTGGTCGACGGGTTCGCGCGCACCTCGGTGCCGGGATTGTTCGCCGCAGGAGATCTGACTGCCCAGATGCCGCAGGTGGCCACGGCCGTGGCGGCGGGCAGTCAGGCCGGCGCAGCCGTCGTGCAGTTCCTGCTTGCTGAGGACGTCGGGTTGCCCGTGCCGCCGTGGCCGACGCGTACGGCCGTCACCGCGCAGTACTGGGAACGGCACTACGGGCAGCGCGGACGCATCTGGAGCGGGCGGGTCAACCCGCAGCTGGAGCGGATCGCCGCGGAACTGCCCGCGGGCCGGGCCCTGGATCTGGGTTGCGGTGAGGGCGGTGACGCCGTGTGGTTGGCCGAGCGCGGCTGGCAGGTCACGGCCGCGGACGTTTCGGAGACCGCGCTGCAGCGCGCCGCAGCGGAAGCGGCGGCCCGCGGCGTCTCCGACCGCATCAGCTTCGAGCGGCACGACTTCTCCGAGAGCCTGCCCGGCGGCGGCTTCGACCTGGTGTCGGCACAGTTCCTGCAATCGCCGATCGCCATGGACCGAGCCGGGTTCCTGCGCCGCGCGGCCGACGCGGTGACGCCGGGTGGCCTGCTGGTGGTCGTCGATCACGGGGCGGCGCCGCCCTGGGCGCCCGAGCATGTCCGAAAGTTCGAGTTTCCCACCGCTGATGAGGTTTTGGCGGCACTGGAGCTTCCCGAGGCGCACTGGGAACGGGTCCGGGTGGGCCCCGAGCAACGCGAGGCGACCGGGCCTGACGGGCAGCGCGGCACCCTCATCGACAACGTGATCGTGCTGCGGCGGGTGGCCTAG